A region from the Xenopus laevis strain J_2021 chromosome 4S, Xenopus_laevis_v10.1, whole genome shotgun sequence genome encodes:
- the slc6a5.S gene encoding sodium- and chloride-dependent glycine transporter 2 isoform X1: MDYVNVMDGSKKTVNSPEGAAPGAIGAAGITSHTPDNDLPLQASSKLARLSQSTSSDSKLFAAEEPKACDLERSRVGGSCKMTTPGHSNFVLKRDSVEGCPAKNSSMTDNNGQTNPMHCRIVPLQSAEGDTNQGFGKNSLEQNNAKGGWVPISQSTVVLGTDGNTSVFPGTLSGDEEGDENKARGNWSSKIDFILSMVGYAVGLGNVWRFPYLAFKNGGGAFLIPYLTMLALAGLPIFYLEVALGQFASQGPISVWKAIPALQGCGIAMLIISVLIAIYYNIIMCYTIFYLFASLVYVLPWASCNNPWNTPDCKDKDRLLLDSCIISSQPNIQIKNSTFCMTAYPNLTMVNFTSHGNKSFVSGSEEYFKYNMLKISAGIEYPGEIRWPLVFCLFLAWIIVYASLAKGIKTSGKVVYFTATFPYVVLVILLFRGVTLPGAGDGIWWFIMPKWEKLMDATVWKDAATQIFFSLSAAWGGLITLSSYNKFHNNLYRDTLIVTCINSATSIFAGFVIFSVIGFMAHILNVDIEKVADQGPGIAFVVYPEALTRLPLSPFWAIIFFLMLLTLGLDTMFATIETIVTSVSDEFPKLLRTHKPLFTLVCCVAFFIMGFPMVTQGGIYMLQLVDNYAASYSLVIIAIFELVGISYIYGLQRFCEDIEMMIGFQPSRFWKICWAFVTPTILTFILGFSFYQWEPMTYGSYHYPSWSMVMGWLMLACSVIWIPIMFVIKMFLAPGTFIERLKLVCSPQPDWGPFLAKHRGERYKNMIDPLGTSSLGLKLPPKDFELGTQC; this comes from the exons ATG gattaCGTGAATGTCATGGATGGGAGTAAGAAGACAGTGAACAGTCCAGAAGGTGCTGCCCCAGGAGCCATTGGGGCCGCCGGGATTACAAGCCATACCCCTGACAATGACCTACCCTTGCAAGCCTCTTCCAAACTGGCCAGATTGTCCCAGTCCACATCTAGTGACAGCAAATTGTTTGCAGCAGAGGAACCCAAAGCATGTGATCTTGAGAGATCCAGAGTCGGGGGGTCTTGTAAAATGACTACACCGGGTCACAGTAATTTTGtgcttaaaagggattctgtggAGGGGTGCCCAGCTAAGAATTCTTCCATGACAGACAACAATGGGCAGACCAACCCTATGCACTGTAGAATTGTGCCTCTCCAGAGTGCCGAGGGGGACACTAACCAGGGATTTGGAAAGAATTCACTGGAACAAAATAATGCCAAGGGCGGTTGGGTGCCCATCAGTCAAAGTACGGTGGTGCTGGGCACAGATGGCAACACGTCTGTTTTCCCAGGGACTCTAAGTGGG GATGAAGAAGGAGATGAAAATAAAGCCAGGGGCAACTGGTCAAGCAAAATAGACTTCATCCTGTCTATGGTGGGCTATGCAGTGGGTCTGGGTAATGTGTGGAGATTCCCATATTTGGCTTTTAAAAATGGTGGAG GTGCATTCCTTATACCTTACTTGACCATGTTGGCTCTGGCGGGGTTGCCCATCTTCTATCTAGAGGTTGCCCTTGGGCAGTTTGCCAGTCAGGGGCCAATCTCTGTGTGGAAAGCCATTCCAGCCCTGCAAG GCTGCGGCATCGCCATGCTGATCATTTCTGTCCTCATCGCCATATACTATAATATCATCATGTGCTACACAATATTCTACCTATTCGCTTCCCTCGTGTATGTGCTGCCGTGGGCGTCCTGCAATAATCCCTGGAACACTCCAGACTGCAAGGATAAAGACAGGCTCCTGTTGG ATTCCTGCATCATCAGTTCCCAACCCAACATTCAGATCAAGAACAGCACCTTCTGTATGACTGCCTATCCAAACTTGACTATGGTAAACTTCACCAGCCATGGCAACAAGTCCTTTGTCAGCGGAAGTGAAGAGTACTTCAA GTACAATATGCTGAAGATTTCCGCTGGTATCGAGTATCCAGGCGAGATCAGGTGGCCCCTCGTCTTTTGCCTTTTCTTAGCTTGGATCATTGTTTATGCTTCTCTGGCCAAAGGGATCAAGACTTCAGGAAAA GTTGTATATTTTACAGCCACCTTCCCTTACGTGGTGCTTGTTATACTGCTCTTCCGAGGAGTGACATTGCCAGGAGCTGGAGATGGCATTTGGTGGTTCATTATGCCAAAATGGGAGAAACTAATGGATGCCACG GTTTGGAAGGACGCAGCGACACAgatcttcttctctctctctgcagcctgGGGAGGACTGATCACTCTCTCTTCTTACAACAAGTTTCACAATAACCTCTACAG ggATACACTGATTGTAACGTGCATCAACAGTGCCACCAGCATATTCGCTGGCTTTGTCATCTTCTCTGTCATTGGATTCATGGCTCATATACTGAATGTAGACATTGAAAAGGTTGCAGACCAAG GTCCAGGCATTGCCTTTGTTGTGTATCCCGAAGCGCTGACCAGACTCCCCCTCTCTCCATTCTGGGCCATTATCTTCTTCCTGATGCTTCTCACCCTCGGGTTGGACACAATG TTTGCTACAATTGAGACAATTGTGACATCAGTGTCAGACGAGTTTCCAAAATTACTGCGCACCCACAAGCCGCTTTTCACCTTGGTCTGCTGTGTCGCCTTTTTCATTATGGGCTTTCCGATGGTCACACAG GGGGGTATTTACATGCTTCAGCTGGTTGACAATTACGCAGCGTCCTACTCACTTGTCATAATCGCCATCTTTGAATTGGTCGGAATTTCATATATTTATG GACTGCAGAGATTCTGTGAAGATATAGAAATGATGATTGGCTTTCAACCAAGCCGGTTCTGGAAGATCTGCTGGGCTTTCGTCACCCCAACCATTCTCACG TTTATCCTGGGCTTCAGTTTCTATCAATGGGAGCCAATGACTTATGGCAGCTACCACTACCCATCGTGGTCCATGGTCATGGGGTGGCTAATGTTAGCCTGTTCTGTCATATGGATTCCGATTATGTTTGTGATAAAGATGTTCCTGGCTCCCGGAACCTTCATTGAG
- the slc6a5.S gene encoding sodium- and chloride-dependent glycine transporter 2 — protein MDYVNVMDGSKKTVNSPEGAAPGAIGAAGITSHTPDNDLPLQASSKLARLSQSTSSDSKLFAAEEPKACDLERSRVGGSCKMTTPGHSNFVLKRDSVEGCPAKNSSMTDNNGQTNPMHCRIVPLQSAEGDTNQGFGKNSLEQNNAKGGWVPISQSTVVLGTDGNTSVFPGTLSGDEEGDENKARGNWSSKIDFILSMVGYAVGLGNVWRFPYLAFKNGGGAFLIPYLTMLALAGLPIFYLEVALGQFASQGPISVWKAIPALQGCGIAMLIISVLIAIYYNIIMCYTIFYLFASLVYVLPWASCNNPWNTPDCKDKDRLLLDSCIISSQPNIQIKNSTFCMTAYPNLTMVNFTSHGNKSFVSGSEEYFKYNMLKISAGIEYPGEIRWPLVFCLFLAWIIVYASLAKGIKTSGKVVYFTATFPYVVLVILLFRGVTLPGAGDGIWWFIMPKWEKLMDATVWKDAATQIFFSLSAAWGGLITLSSYNKFHNNLYRDTLIVTCINSATSIFAGFVIFSVIGFMAHILNVDIEKVADQGPGIAFVVYPEALTRLPLSPFWAIIFFLMLLTLGLDTMFATIETIVTSVSDEFPKLLRTHKPLFTLVCCVAFFIMGFPMVTQGGIYMLQLVDNYAASYSLVIIAIFELVGISYIYGLQRFCEDIEMMIGFQPSRFWKICWAFVTPTILTFILGFSFYQWEPMTYGSYHYPSWSMVMGWLMLACSVIWIPIMFVIKMFLAPGTFIERLKLVCSPQPDWGPFLAKHRGERYKNMIDPLGTSSLGLKLPPKDFELGTQC, from the exons gattaCGTGAATGTCATGGATGGGAGTAAGAAGACAGTGAACAGTCCAGAAGGTGCTGCCCCAGGAGCCATTGGGGCCGCCGGGATTACAAGCCATACCCCTGACAATGACCTACCCTTGCAAGCCTCTTCCAAACTGGCCAGATTGTCCCAGTCCACATCTAGTGACAGCAAATTGTTTGCAGCAGAGGAACCCAAAGCATGTGATCTTGAGAGATCCAGAGTCGGGGGGTCTTGTAAAATGACTACACCGGGTCACAGTAATTTTGtgcttaaaagggattctgtggAGGGGTGCCCAGCTAAGAATTCTTCCATGACAGACAACAATGGGCAGACCAACCCTATGCACTGTAGAATTGTGCCTCTCCAGAGTGCCGAGGGGGACACTAACCAGGGATTTGGAAAGAATTCACTGGAACAAAATAATGCCAAGGGCGGTTGGGTGCCCATCAGTCAAAGTACGGTGGTGCTGGGCACAGATGGCAACACGTCTGTTTTCCCAGGGACTCTAAGTGGG GATGAAGAAGGAGATGAAAATAAAGCCAGGGGCAACTGGTCAAGCAAAATAGACTTCATCCTGTCTATGGTGGGCTATGCAGTGGGTCTGGGTAATGTGTGGAGATTCCCATATTTGGCTTTTAAAAATGGTGGAG GTGCATTCCTTATACCTTACTTGACCATGTTGGCTCTGGCGGGGTTGCCCATCTTCTATCTAGAGGTTGCCCTTGGGCAGTTTGCCAGTCAGGGGCCAATCTCTGTGTGGAAAGCCATTCCAGCCCTGCAAG GCTGCGGCATCGCCATGCTGATCATTTCTGTCCTCATCGCCATATACTATAATATCATCATGTGCTACACAATATTCTACCTATTCGCTTCCCTCGTGTATGTGCTGCCGTGGGCGTCCTGCAATAATCCCTGGAACACTCCAGACTGCAAGGATAAAGACAGGCTCCTGTTGG ATTCCTGCATCATCAGTTCCCAACCCAACATTCAGATCAAGAACAGCACCTTCTGTATGACTGCCTATCCAAACTTGACTATGGTAAACTTCACCAGCCATGGCAACAAGTCCTTTGTCAGCGGAAGTGAAGAGTACTTCAA GTACAATATGCTGAAGATTTCCGCTGGTATCGAGTATCCAGGCGAGATCAGGTGGCCCCTCGTCTTTTGCCTTTTCTTAGCTTGGATCATTGTTTATGCTTCTCTGGCCAAAGGGATCAAGACTTCAGGAAAA GTTGTATATTTTACAGCCACCTTCCCTTACGTGGTGCTTGTTATACTGCTCTTCCGAGGAGTGACATTGCCAGGAGCTGGAGATGGCATTTGGTGGTTCATTATGCCAAAATGGGAGAAACTAATGGATGCCACG GTTTGGAAGGACGCAGCGACACAgatcttcttctctctctctgcagcctgGGGAGGACTGATCACTCTCTCTTCTTACAACAAGTTTCACAATAACCTCTACAG ggATACACTGATTGTAACGTGCATCAACAGTGCCACCAGCATATTCGCTGGCTTTGTCATCTTCTCTGTCATTGGATTCATGGCTCATATACTGAATGTAGACATTGAAAAGGTTGCAGACCAAG GTCCAGGCATTGCCTTTGTTGTGTATCCCGAAGCGCTGACCAGACTCCCCCTCTCTCCATTCTGGGCCATTATCTTCTTCCTGATGCTTCTCACCCTCGGGTTGGACACAATG TTTGCTACAATTGAGACAATTGTGACATCAGTGTCAGACGAGTTTCCAAAATTACTGCGCACCCACAAGCCGCTTTTCACCTTGGTCTGCTGTGTCGCCTTTTTCATTATGGGCTTTCCGATGGTCACACAG GGGGGTATTTACATGCTTCAGCTGGTTGACAATTACGCAGCGTCCTACTCACTTGTCATAATCGCCATCTTTGAATTGGTCGGAATTTCATATATTTATG GACTGCAGAGATTCTGTGAAGATATAGAAATGATGATTGGCTTTCAACCAAGCCGGTTCTGGAAGATCTGCTGGGCTTTCGTCACCCCAACCATTCTCACG TTTATCCTGGGCTTCAGTTTCTATCAATGGGAGCCAATGACTTATGGCAGCTACCACTACCCATCGTGGTCCATGGTCATGGGGTGGCTAATGTTAGCCTGTTCTGTCATATGGATTCCGATTATGTTTGTGATAAAGATGTTCCTGGCTCCCGGAACCTTCATTGAG